A genomic stretch from Telmatocola sphagniphila includes:
- the yidD gene encoding membrane protein insertion efficiency factor YidD, giving the protein MVSNLSVGLICFYQRWISPRKGFHCAYRVFHKESSCSEFLKCLCRERGFFFALRASRPRFRACRVASLEMRQRSLMVSKMNEEPEQNEGKSPEERLEFARKRDQARSESQKTKQNKESEHPSAWSNACDFLGCGLGVCDLFEACGALGACA; this is encoded by the coding sequence ATGGTTTCCAATCTGTCTGTCGGCCTGATCTGTTTTTATCAAAGGTGGATCTCCCCGCGCAAGGGCTTCCATTGTGCATATCGTGTGTTTCACAAAGAATCTTCCTGCTCAGAATTCTTGAAATGTCTTTGCCGGGAGCGCGGTTTCTTTTTCGCCTTGCGTGCTTCTCGCCCGCGGTTTCGAGCGTGTCGAGTGGCCTCTCTTGAGATGAGGCAACGGTCACTTATGGTTTCGAAAATGAATGAGGAACCCGAACAAAACGAGGGGAAATCCCCGGAAGAACGATTGGAGTTCGCGAGAAAGAGAGATCAGGCTCGATCCGAGAGTCAGAAGACTAAGCAGAATAAGGAATCAGAACACCCGAGTGCGTGGAGCAATGCCTGCGACTTTCTCGGCTGCGGTCTGGGCGTTTGCGACTTATTCGAGGCCTGTGGGGCGCTTGGTGCCTGCGCTTAA
- a CDS encoding adenine phosphoribosyltransferase translates to MNLDQYIRDIPDFPKPGILFKDIMPLLADPKAFRHSIKLLAEIYKTRKIDAIAAAEARGFLFAAPLALELEKPLVPLRKPGKLPYRTYSLKYELEYGSAELQMHTDGIQIHDRVLLIDDVLATGGTMKAGASLIEQAGGVVDSCAFLIELTFLQGRQKLQGYEVFSLLKY, encoded by the coding sequence ATGAATCTCGATCAGTACATCCGCGATATTCCCGACTTTCCCAAACCGGGCATTCTCTTCAAAGACATCATGCCGCTCCTAGCGGACCCCAAAGCTTTTCGACACAGCATCAAGTTACTGGCGGAGATCTACAAAACCCGCAAGATCGACGCCATCGCCGCCGCGGAAGCTCGTGGGTTTCTCTTTGCCGCGCCTTTGGCGTTGGAATTGGAAAAACCTCTTGTGCCGCTTCGCAAACCAGGCAAACTCCCCTATCGCACCTACTCGCTCAAATACGAGCTGGAATACGGCAGTGCGGAATTGCAGATGCACACCGATGGGATTCAAATCCACGACCGAGTGCTTTTAATCGATGACGTACTGGCGACGGGGGGGACGATGAAAGCTGGGGCGTCATTGATCGAACAGGCGGGCGGTGTTGTCGATAGCTGTGCTTTTTTGATTGAATTGACGTTTCTGCAAGGCCGACAGAAATTGCAGGGCTACGAAGTCTTCAGCCTGCTCAAATATTAA